DNA sequence from the Oreochromis niloticus isolate F11D_XX linkage group LG8, O_niloticus_UMD_NMBU, whole genome shotgun sequence genome:
TCTTACACAGCAAAACGTATCACAGCTACACGTATGTATTGTTAGTGGGCAAGACACAGGACCtcttcattttccttttcttccacTGTTTCTGGCATCTGTATGATACTGCATtctcattttatatatatatatatatacatacatatatatatatatatgtatgtatatatatatatatatatatatatatatgtatatatatatatatatacaatttttAATTGTCTTAGTTGCATATTAGTTTATGCTCAGCTGACCTTCCTTTTGCTTTTACATATGATAAGAAGTCCTGAAacactgactttgtgttggccttttaaaaatatattgtaaGTTTATAGTATATAGTATAAAAAGTGCATTTGTATATCACTCCTTCATTCACTTATACTGAGAATAGTTATCTGAATGTCATTCGATGCAGACATGTCTATTTCTCTGCCCTCAGGTGACAGCATTACAACTCATGGCCCAATAGTAGAGGGTGAGGCAAGTATCCGGAAGGAGCCCTACTCACTACCTCAGGGCTTCTCCTGGGATACTCTGGACCTGAGCAGCCCTCCAGTGGTAAGTTATTTATTGTAGGTTGTTGTATGCAATAACAGAAAATATATGACAGTCTTTTTCTAGCATTTCAGAAGTAAAGGACCAACTTCTTAGCGTATGGTTCAGGAAAATAAAATGctatttaaaataaagtgaatcCAATTCAGCCGTTTTCCATCATTTCAGTTGAAAGAACTATGCAGTCTACTAAATGAGAACTACATGGAAGAAGACGATAACATGACCAGATTTGACTTCTCTCTGGAATATCTGCAGTGGTAAGCTCCAAAAAGATGTAGTGCCTTTTGATGTCTACTTTTTAGCATTAATACCTTTTAAAACCTCTTATCTAgtagagaaacacacagacagacacacacatacggCTCAGGCATAGTTCATAGATTTTTACAGATTCACAGCTGGACTCTGCTTAGTGTAATCACAGTGCTTTGCTTTCAGCCTCTGCGTTACACCGAATTAAAACACTAAATGTCTTTAAaggacattttctctttttttgactACTCAACCTGACCTAACACATCATATCTTTAACAAGCCTCTGTTTTAATGTCGtcactgctgttttgttttttttgttctgttctgggGGTTTTTGGCAGTGATCTCCATAAAGCAGTACCTTCGGGGCTACTTGCATCAAAATATAATAACATTTACTTTGAAATGAATAATTAGGGCTATCTTTCCAGGAATTGGCACAAGTGTTTGGCCCTGAGTTTGAAAAAACTGCTGCATTCATTCAGCCTCTGAATTCACATCATGCtgagttctttcttttttttcagagtGTAGTGAACTATGTCTATATGAAATGAGTGTTGTGCTGCAAACAGCATTATTTGTTTTCTCTTAAGGGCTCTACAGCCTCCTAACTGGGTGGCTCACTGGCACTGCGGTGTGAGAGTAGACGCCAATAAGAAGTTAGTCGGCTTCATCGCTGCTGTTCCTGCAGATGTTCGCATTTATGAGATGTGAGTAGCTCATAAATATATGCaaagatgtgtgtttgtgtgaagtcTGATGAGTGATGCCCGCATTCAGAGCACGTAACCGTGGCAATTTCCTCGTGAACATCTCAAAGCTGGGACTCAAAATGTTTCTGCAGGGAGAGGCGGGTGGTACAGGTCAAATTCCTGTGTGTTCATAAGAAGCTCCGCCTCAAGCGAATGACTCCAGTGCTGATCCGAGAGCTCGCCAGACGGGTCAACCAGCAGGGACTCTGCCAGGCTGTCTACACCACTGGCATAGTACTGCCCACACCAATAAGCTCCTGCAGGTAGTAGCTGCCACACATAGTTGAGTCACAATTTAAAGGCAAAGGAAAGCCATACATATGAGCTTTGCACGGTGCAAAAGGGAATAAAATCAGCACCTTTTTGTCACGTTGCCATGGATGCCAGACTCTTCTGCCTTTATCTACAATAACTAATTATACATTTAGGTGTTTGTGTATGCTTCACTTAGGTTACATTTCGTGTTTTATTTATGAAGGAACGTCTCTGTCAAATAAATCCTTTTAGACTTTGGCATCGCCCACTGAATCCTCGTAAGCTGATGGAGGTCAACCACCCAGCACTGAGACAGAGCATGAACCTGCAGAGAGCTCTGAAGTTCAACCGCTTACCTGAGGTTAGTCTGTGCCGCCATCTAGAGACAGAAGTTTACTGCTGCATGTTGCTACTGCAGCACTTCTCCAAaacatttctcctgttttcatTCACCTCGCTTGAATTTTTTCCAAGGTGACAAAAGTACAAGGTCTGCGCCCTATGACCAGAGAAGATATCCCGGGGATACATTCACTACTCCAGACAAACTTCTGCAAGTCTCACCTCAGCCCTATCTTGTCCGTGCAAGACGTAGAGCATCTGTTGCTGCCGAGGGAGAATGTGATCGACACCTATGTGGTCGAGGTCTGACCTCGCTGTATCTCTACTTTAAATTATAtcgaagaaggaaaaaaactttCTTCACTgggtggttttattttttttttgtgggggggAATTTAAAATGATATTATGCTGtagtcattaaaaatgtatttgccTCCTCTCCTCCCACACAGGGTGACAATGGTGCCCTGACAGATATAGTGAGTTTCTATAGCTTCTCCTCAAGAGTTCTGAATCACCCAGTACACACAAGCCTCAGAGGAGCTCGCCTCCTTTATGTTGTCTCTACTAGAACGAAGCTGGTCGACCTCATGGAGGACACCCTGGTCCTGGCAAAGTCTGTGAGTGTGCCACTGTAAAAACTTAATTCATATAAAGCATGGGAGCCAGGGATCCTGTACAGAGACCAAAGTACATCCTCATATTCATTACCCTAGTCTCAGGTCTCTGGTTGggtgggggctggagcctatcccagctgtcgtAGGGCAAAAGGTGGAGTAATGCCTAGATAGGTTGCTAGTGTGTTGCAGGGCTAACTATTCACACTCCCATTCACACCTAAACCCACTTTATATCACCATTTATCATCTACTAAAACTGAATAATGTGGCATTATGTTTCACTCCACTTCATATATTATGCAGTTAAGTTATCAATATACTCTAAAAATCTGACATAGACCAAAAC
Encoded proteins:
- the LOC100712354 gene encoding glycylpeptide N-tetradecanoyltransferase 1, with the protein product MAESKYDKKLADDKNGSLTKSKKKKKGDDAWRPQGPRDPFAMLDALPEKKQQEIQRALHLFSLEPGLPKTLQQAKKHTYCFWDTQPVPKLGDSITTHGPIVEGEASIRKEPYSLPQGFSWDTLDLSSPPVLKELCSLLNENYMEEDDNMTRFDFSLEYLQWALQPPNWVAHWHCGVRVDANKKLVGFIAAVPADVRIYEMERRVVQVKFLCVHKKLRLKRMTPVLIRELARRVNQQGLCQAVYTTGIVLPTPISSCRLWHRPLNPRKLMEVNHPALRQSMNLQRALKFNRLPEVTKVQGLRPMTREDIPGIHSLLQTNFCKSHLSPILSVQDVEHLLLPRENVIDTYVVEGDNGALTDIVSFYSFSSRVLNHPVHTSLRGARLLYVVSTRTKLVDLMEDTLVLAKSKGFDVFSAIDVMDNKSFLEKLKFSVSDQNVHYYLYNWMCPNMSPDKVGFVFPN